The genomic segment CGCTTCCGTCATCGCTTCTTTTACATCGAAGCTGCGCGACTTGATCTCCGCTTCCACCATCTGCTGACCTTTGGCGACGTTCTCTTCCCGCTTCTCTTTTTTTAAACCACTGCTTAATCTTATTGCGGGCGTGTGCGGATTTGGCCATCTTTAGCCAGTCCTGACTAGGACCGTAGGAATGCTTAGAGGTCAGTATCTCGACGATATCGCCTGTTTTCATCGCATAATCAAGCGGTACGATCTTGCCGTTCACTTTGGCGCCAATCGTTCTGTTCCCTACCGCAGAGTGAATCCGATAGGAGAAGTCCAGCGGTACAGAGCCTTTTGGCAGCTCGACTACATCACCTTTTGGCGTGAAAACGAAAACCGTATCGGAGAAAAGATCCTGCTTGAGACTCTCCATGAACTCTTGCGCGTTCGGAGCTTCCTCCGATCCACCTTCGATAATCTCCCGCAGACTGCCCAGCTTCTCTGCAAACGAGCCTTGCACGATGCTTTTTCCTTCTTTGTACGCCCAGTGAGCCGCGATCCCGATCTCTGCTGTCTGGTGCATATCCCACGTGCGGATTTGCACTTCCAATGGCTCACCTTTTGGCCCAATCACTGTAGTATGAAGAGATTGGTACATGTTCGTCTTCGGCATGGCAATGTAATCTTTGAATCTGCCTGGCATCGGCTTCCACAGGGTGTGTACGATACCAAGAACCGCATAACAGTCGCGGATGTCATTCACGATGATCCGCAACGCAAGCAGGTCATAAATCTCGTTGAACTGCTTGTTTTGTCTCGTCATCTTTTTAAAGATGCTGTAGATATGCTTCGGACGTCCCGAAATTTCTGCCTCGATGTTTAACTCGCCCAGCTTTTCCCGGATTGTATCCGATGCTTCATTCAGGTAGGCTTCGCGCTCCACCCGTTTCTTTTGCATCAAATTCACAATCCGATAGTACTGTTGCGGATTCAAATACCGAAGTGCCGTATCTTCCAGCTCCCATTTGACGGAAGCGATCCCCAGGCGATGGGCAAGTGGTGCAAAGATTTCCAGCGTTTCATCGGAAATCTCGCGTTGCTTCTCTTCGGACATATGCCGAAGCGTCCTCATGTTGTGCAGACGGTCAGCCAGCTTGATCATGATGACGCGTATGTCCTGTGCCATGGCAACCAGCATCTTGCGGTGGTTTTCGGCGAGCTGCTCTTCTTTGGACTTGTATTTAATTTTTTCCAGCTTGGTCACTCCATCTACCAGAAGAGCCACATCCGGTCCGAACTGCTCACGGAGATGATCAAGCGTAATCTCGGTATCTTCCACGACATCATGCAAAAATCCAGCCGCAATCGTAACGGCATCCATGTGTAGGTTTGCGAGAATACCCGCCACAGCGATTGGGTGCATAATGTAAGGGACGCCTGATTTGCGTATTTGCCCTTCATGCGCTTTTTCGGCAAGCTGATAGGCACGTGTAATCAGGTCCAAATCCGATTGTGATAAATAGGTGCTTGCTTTTTTTACTACCTCATCAATGCCGGTAATCATAGTTCCCTTCCCTTATCCTCTCAGTAAAATAACCTCAATCGAGGCCTTCTCACGGAGGAGCGACCGCATTATAGCGGAAAGTTTCACCGAAGTATTGCCGGAAGCAGACGCTGAGGCACTTCGTGATGCGCTCCGGAAAGTTTAAGCCTGGACGCATTTCGCACCGTGAAGCACTTGAACTTTCCTATACGTCTAGAAAACTTGGGCGTTGCCAAGCCTTTTGGCGCAGGCGAAGGCTTACTTGCACGTATCATGTCTGTCTATTTCATACTATTATCTTGTATGTCGTTCGTCTTGTAAAGCTGAATTCCCCTGTAAAGTATGTACAGCCGTAGAAAAAAGAAAAAAACGGGCATTTTACCCGTTTTTCCTTGTTGTATCAATTAATATTGAACGAGCGATTTGATAGGAATTTCACCGATTTTGCTACGTCCATCCAAGTAGGACAGTTCGATGAAGAAGGCAGCTCCTACTACTTTGCCTCCGAGTTGCTCAATCAAATTGATTGTTGTCTCAATCGTTCCACCTGTCGCCAGCAAATCGTCTGCAATCAGTACGCGCTGACCTGGTTGGATAGCATCAACGTGTACAGCAAGTGCATCTTTTCCATACTCAAGGTCGTAATCCGCCTTGATGGATTCATATGGCAGCTTGCCAGACTTGCGGATCGGCACAAAGCCAATTCCCATTTCATACGACAAGGGAGCACCTACTACGAATCCACGTGCTTCTGGACCCGCAATCACGTCTGCTTGTACTTCACGAGCGAAGACAGCCAAGTCTTGAATCGCAGCTTTGTAAGCAGGGCCATCCTTCAACAGAGTAGTGATGTCCTTGAAACGAATACCTGGCTGTGGAAAATCCGGGATAACTCGAATGTATTGTTTAAAATCCATGA from the Brevibacillus brevis genome contains:
- a CDS encoding adenine phosphoribosyltransferase is translated as MDFKQYIRVIPDFPQPGIRFKDITTLLKDGPAYKAAIQDLAVFAREVQADVIAGPEARGFVVGAPLSYEMGIGFVPIRKSGKLPYESIKADYDLEYGKDALAVHVDAIQPGQRVLIADDLLATGGTIETTINLIEQLGGKVVGAAFFIELSYLDGRSKIGEIPIKSLVQY